GAAGTTGAAGCCCTTTATATTGACGAAAGATTTCTGACAATGGATTTACCTTCGAACGTGGAATTGAAAGTTGTATCGACAGTTCCCGGCATTCGCGGTGATTCTGTCTCAAATCTTGTTAAACCGGCCACTTTAGAAACCGGTATTGAAATTCAAGTTCCGCTTTTTATTAAAGAAGGCGATCTTATAAAAATCGACACCAGAACCGGAGAATATCTACTGCGCGTCGCGAAGTGAACGCAGATAAATGAAGATAAAGGTACGGCAGATAAAGGCGGATAAGAATCTGAGATAATCTTGTCCAGTTGGTGTCAAATCAGCAGTAATCTGCGTTCAGTTGGTGTCAAAATCAGCGGTAATCAGCGATAATAAGTGTTAGTTAAGGTTTCAAATCAGCAGTAATCAGCGATTATGGAAATAGATAAAATCAAATTAATATTAGAAGCAATAAAAGATACGGATATCGAAGAAATCTGGATGGAGAAAGACGGTGAGAAATCCGGATTTAAAAGAAAAGATATTTCTGCGGAACCGGTATTGGCAACTAAGAGTGTCAATTCCGTAGTGCAAAATAATTCACAAAGCAAATCAGTTCAACCGGTGCCATCAGAGATCAACAATATTATAAAATCTACAATGGTAGGAACATTTTTAAGAACATCTTCACCAGGTGGGAAACCTTTAGTAGATGAAGGTGATTTTGTAACAGTAGGTCAAAAAGTTTGCATTGTTGAAGCTATGAAATTAATGAAAGAAATAACTTCATCAATTGCCGGAAAAGTTGTGAAAATTTTAGTAGAAGACAATCATCCGGTTGAATATGGTCAGCCTCTTTTTGAATTGGAACCGCAGATACCAGCAGATAAAAAAGAGTAGATGTCCGCAGATAAAAATCAGCGATAATCCGCGTTCAGTTGGTGTCAAATCAGCGGTAATCAGCGTGTGAGCGAAGCGAACAAATGTTTAATAAAATTTTGATAGCTAATCGTGGGGAAATAGCCGTAAGAGTCATTCGTGCCTGCCGGGAAATGGGGATAAGAACAGTTGCTGTTCATTCGGATATAGATAATGAATGTCTTCACGTAAAACTTGCAGACGAATCTGTTTGTATCGGTCCTGCCAGTCCCCAGGAGAGTTATTTAAATGTTGCTAATATAATCTCTGCCGCTGAAGTTACCGGTGCTGATGCAATACATCCGGGTTACGGTTTTCTTTCGGAAAATACGTATTTTGCTGATGTATGTGAATCATGTAATATTAAATTTATAGGTCCGTCAAAAACTACAATTCAGACAATGGGCGATAAAATAGCCGCTAAAGTGACAATGAGAAAAGCGGGTGTGCCGACTATTCCCGGAACAGACGAATGTATAACAGCTGACCATCCGAAACTTGCTAAGATTGTCAAAAGTATCGGTTATCCTCTTATAGTAAAGGCATCTGCCGGCGGCGGCGGAAAAGGTATGAGAGTTGTTCAATCGGAAGATGCGTTAAAAAATGCGATACTTACTGCACAGTCTGAAGCAAAGGCAGCGTTTGGCAATGGGGATGTTTATCTTGAAAAATATTTTGAAGAACCCAGACATATTGAGTTTCAGATACTTGGTGATATAAAAGGTGATGTAGTTTCATTCCCGGAAAGGGATTGTTCAATTCAGAGAAGGCATCAAAAACTTATTGAAGAATCTCCATCAATGATTTCTGAAAAATTAAGAAAAAAAATGGGACATTATGCGCGGCTTGCCGCGAAAGCAGTTAAATACTTTACAGCAGGCACAATTGAGTTTTTAGTTGATAAAAAAGAGAATTTTTATTTTATGGAAATGAATACCCGTATACAAGTTGAACATCCGGTAACAGAAATGGTTTCCGGAATAGATTTATTAAAAGAACAAATTCGTCTTGCCGCGGGTGAACGGCTCGGTTATAGTTATGACGACATAAAAATTGTAGGGCACGTATTTGAATGCAGGATTAACGCCGAAGATTCCGAAAAGGATTTTATCCCGAGTCCCGGTAAGATTGAATCATTAATTTTTCCCGGTGGTCCCGGGGTCAGGGTTGACTCTCACATTTACGCCGGATATACCGTACCTTCAACTTATGACAGTTTAATTGCGAAATTACTTGTTACTGATTCTACAAGGGAAAAAGCAATAGCCAGGATGCAGCGTGCATTATCCGAATTCGAGATTTCAGGAATAAAAACAACCATCCCTTTCCATAAAATTACAATGGCGAACGATTATTTCAAAAGAGGCGAAATTTATACAAATTTTGTCCAAAAAAGAATCTACGGCGAGAAATAGTTTTTCCCGTTTCTATTAATTTTTATGTAATCTCAGACCCTTGGTCTGCTGATGTTATGTAGCGGTGGGATTGTATCCCACAGTAGTTATGTAGTAGCACGCCCTTGGCGTGCTTATGTTACCATGTCGTAGTTGTAGTTGCCGAGCTTGCTCGGCTCATTATTTATATGAAAGAAACAATTTTACAAATTATTGATGAAAGCATAGCAGTAAAAGAAAAATCCAAATCACTTGCAGGAATAATTGAAAAAATAGCAAAAGCAATAATTGATGGTTACCGTAAAGGTAAAAAAGTAGTTATTTTTGGTAACGGCGGTTCAGCCGCCGATGCGCAACACCTGGTCACGGAACTTGTTTGCCGCTTTGAAAAAGAAAGAAAATCTCTAAATGCCATTGCACTTACTACTAACACTTCCGAATTGACTGCTATAGCAAACGATTATAGTTTTGATAAAATATTTTCAAGACAAGTTGAATCAATTGTCCAAAAGGGCGACATAGTTATAGCGATTTCAACAAGCGGCAACTCAAAAAATGTCATTGAAGCGGTGAAACAAGCGAAAAAGCAGGGTGCAATAGTTGTCGGGTTTAGCGGTGATAGCGGTAAATTAAAGGATGTTTGTGATATAACGTTAAGTGTTCCTTCAAAAAACACAGCCCGTATCCAGGAAGTACACATTACTGTTGGACATATTATATGTAAACTAATTGAGGATGCTCAGCAGTAAAATATCGCTCGGAAACTAATTTCTTTGAAACGCTCGTTAGAACTCGCTCTGGCATTTGCTCCTGGAACAAATAAGTCGCAAATTTAGGTTCTGCAGAAATTATTTCCTCGCTTTGCGATTAAAAAAAGCAAAATATTGCTTGCAATTGCGATTAAGGGCTGAAGAAATAAATGACTTTAATGTAGTTGCAGACCCTTGGTCTGCTGATTTTATGTAGTTGTTTCTTCTTTGCTTTTGCAAGAAAGCAGAGCGGAGAAAGTTCTTCAAAAATATTCCCCTCGTTAAAAAATGGAAAAAATCAAATCACTAGGTCAAATTATAAAAATTGTTCAAAAATTAAGGAAAGCGGGTAAAAAAATTGTTTTTACCAATGGTTGTTTTGATATTTTGCATATAGGTCATATACGGCTTCTTGAAAAGGCAAAATCTTTCGGCGATATTCTGATTATAGGGGTTAATTCCGACTCTTCTGTAAAGATTATTAAAGGGAAAACCCGCCCTCTAATACCGGAAAATGAAAGGATGGAAGTTCTCGCTTCGCTTTCTATGGTTGATTTTGTAGTAAAGTTTTCCGAGTCGACTCCTTATCAGATTATAAAAAAAATTAAGCCGGACGTTTTAGTTAAAGGTTCTGATTGGAAAAATGGTGAGATAGTAGGCGCTGAATTTTCCAAAAAAGTTAAAAGATTCCCTGTCGTAAAAGGATATTCAACAACTAATATAATAAAAAAATTAAAAAGCCTTTAAGAAGATATAATTAAAATTACCAAAGGTGTCATTGCGAACACATTCACTACGTTCAGTGTAAACTCCGTGAAGCAATCTCGGTTTTAGTAATGGGATTGCCACGGTCGGTCACTAAGGTGACCTCCCTCGCAATGACGGATAAAAAATAAAACAACCACAAAATGAATAATATTTACAGAATTATTGATGTTAACTTAAACAGGTCAAAAGAGGGATTGCGGGTTGTTGAGGATTTTATAAGATTTGTAGTTGAAGATAAAAAATTATCATCAGAAATTAAAAAATTGAGACACCAAATAGATGAGACATCAAGGGTTATTTACCCTGAGTTAATTGCTTCACGCAACACGAAAGACGATGTTTTCCGTGAAACAAAAGAATCCGGCAAAAGTAACAATTATGCGGTTGTTGTCTCAAATATTAAAAGAGCGGAAGAATCATTAAGAGTTCTTGAGGAATTTTCAAAGACTATTTCAGCAACTGCCGGAGCGAAATTCAAAAAAATCAGGTTTAAGGTTTATAACATAGAAAAGGAAATACTAAAATATTTATAATAGTATCTGTTTAAAAGTCTGTCATTCCCGTGAAAACGGGAATCTGTATTCAAGACCATTTAAATATATGACCCAGATAGAATCAGCCAGAAAAAATATTATTACCAAAGAAATGCAGGCAATTGCAAAAGCGGAAGGTGTTTCTGCTGAATTTGTCCGTAATGGCATTGCAAAAGGGACCATTGTCATTTGTAAAAACAAGTTAAGAAAATACAATCCTAAATTTCAGCCAAAAGGTATAGGCGGAGGACTTAAAATAAAAGTCAATGCCAACATCGGGACTTCGCCGATGAATTGTAACCTTTCGTATGAACGGCAAAAGCTTTTAACTTCAATAAAATATGGTGCAGACGCTGTTATGGATTTATCCACAGGCGGCGATATTTCGAAAATAAGGAGAATGGTAATCAGCAATTCCACCATTCCTGTGGGGACGGTCCCTATTTATGGTTTAATTTGTGAGATATCCAGGAAAAAGAAAAAATTTATTGATGTAAATATTGAGCAGATATTTGCTGAAATAGAAAAACAGCTGGCAGACGGCATTGATTTTATAACAGTCCATTGCGGACTGACGCTTAAAGCAATTGAAATCCTGAAGAAGAACAAGCGGCTTGTCGGTATTGTTTCACGCGGCGGTGCATTTCTTGCCGAGTGGATGTCTCATCACAAAAAAGAAAACCCGCTATACGAAAATTATGACGATTTGTTAAAATTAGCGAAGAAATATGACGCTGTTATTTCATTAGGTGACGGGCTCAGACCCGGTTGTATCGCTGATAATACAGATGCGGCACAAATTGAAGAATTAAAAACCCTCGGTAAACTGCAGGCGTATGCTCTTAAAAGAGATGTGCAGACAATAATTGAAGGTCCGGGGCACGTTCCGCTGAACCAGATTGAAAAAAATATAAAACTTCAAAAGAAATATTGCCATAATGCCCCTTTTTATGTTTTAGGACCGCTTACAACCGATATCGCACCCGGTTATGACCATATTACGTCGGCTATCGGGGGCGCTCTTGCAGGATATTTTGGTGCTGATTTCCTGTGTTATGTAACTCCTGCCGAGCATTTGTCGCTTCCGGATATAGATGATGTTAAAAACGGAGTTATCGCCTCAAAAATTGCCGCTCATTCAGCCGAAATTGCAAGAGGATATAAATCTTCCCTTAAAATTGACTACGAACTTTCCAAAGCAAGAAAAAACTTTGACTGGAAAAAGCAAAAAGCGCTCTCCATAGACCCCTACGAATTTGAAAAACGACTTTCCGCAAAAGGCAAAGACGTCTGCTCAATGTGCGGCGAATTCTGCGCCATGAAAAGAAAAATTTAATATAGTCCGTAGGACTCTGCTGTAATTGTAGTCGCCGAGCTTGCTCGGCTTATTTGGTAGTATAAAGCATTACCATCAATAATCTCAAGTCTCACTGATTATATCTTCATATCTTAGTATGATTTTGGTAACAATAACTGAATATCTTTTAGCCTAAAATGGTAGAGATATTTCTATCAATCAATATAAACTTTTCTTGTAGAACATTCCAAAATTTAATATAATCAAATATATGAAAAAATTTAGTGAAAATAAATGGTTTTCTAACATATTAGTAATTTTAATATTGATTATAAACTTTATTTTAATTATTTCATCAAGTTGGGAAAAATCGGCAATTTATGATGAAGCAGTGAATATATCAAGTGGGTATATTCACTGGAAAACCGGAAATTCTCATGTAAATAGAGAACATTTGACATCTTGGAAACTTTTTGTAACTGCACCGTTATTGTTTTTAAAGTTAAAAACACCAAATAATTTAGATATAAATCAATATGAAATAGGGGATAAGTTTCTTTACAATAATAATGTTTCTGCAGATACTATTTTACATGTTACAAGAATCACAAATGCAATAGGAGCAATTATTTTAGGATTTTTTATATATAAATGGGCATTTATTTTGTGGGGATATTATGGTGCGATATTGAGTTTGATATTGTATGTTTTAAGTCCCAATATGTCAGCATGGGCAGGTGTAGTAAACACAGATTTTGGTTTGACTGTTTTAGTTTTTTTGTCAGTTTTTATGTTTTGGTTATATCTGAGGAATCCCTCTACAAAAAAATTGTTTTTAACTGGCATACTATTTGGATTAGCACAATCTACAAAAGTATCCGCCCTTTTATTATATCCGCTTTTTTTATTTTTAGGAATATTTTGGATTAAATATAGAAAAGAAAAAACTTTCCCCATGATTTTAATATCTATTATCAAAATATTTATTATTGGTTTTTTTGTCCTATCTATAACTTACATATTTTCCGGTTTGCCAAATTATTTTGCCGGTGTGAATCAAATCTTTAATTCCATGAAAGAAGGGCGAGATGTGTTTATCAATGGAAATATATATCGTTACGGGGTATGGTATTATTATTTATTTGCACTCATGATAAAAAATCCTGTTCCATTTCTAATTTTACTTTTTTGGGTAGTAAGTTATGTTTATTCTTTAAAAAAAGATCCAAATTTAAAAATAGTTATTATCTTTTTAAGTGTAGTTCCAATTGTTTGGCTGATGATTGCTTCTTTGAGTAAATCTCAATTAGGAATAAGATATATTCTTCCGATTTATCCGTTTATTTTTGTGTTATTAGGAATTATATCAAAAAGTCTAAATAACCCAAAGAAGTATATTTTAGCTTTTCTTATTATTTGGATGGTTATAAATAATGTAAAAATTTACCCACATTATTTAACATTTTTTAATGAATTTATTGGTGGTTCTAAAAACGGATACAAATATCTTACTAATGATTTAGATGCTGGGCAGGATTTAAAAAATCTTGCAAAATATTTAAAACCAGGAGATGAAATTATATTATCTTATTGTGGTTGTGCAAGACCGGAATATTATGGAGTTAATCCTCAATACAGAGGGATAATATCAGAAGTTCTATTTAAAACGGAAAAAATGAATTCATTAACACCTAAACGAGAACTTTTATGTGTAAGTGCTTTATTTTTACAAACGGCAACTACAAAAGAAGGATTAGTGTATGCATGGCTTAAAGAATATAAACCCATAGAAATAATTGGTAATAGTATTCTTGTTTATGATATAACTATTGATACAGATGCACATAAAAATTTAGCATATGCTTATGAAAAAGCCATTGATTACGATGCGGCAAAAAGAGAGTGGGATAGAATTTTAGTAATAGATAACAAAAATGAAGAATCATACATGGGTCTTGCAGGAATATATATAACAAGAAAAGAATATGATAAAGCGATAAAAGAATGTAATTTAGCATTAAGAAATAGTCCCGATTCATATATGGCTAACAATATGTTGGGACAAATTTATGGGATTAAGGGTGAATTGGAAAAATCTCGTTTTTATTTGGAAAGATCTGTACAAATCAATCCGAATTTTGCAGGAGGCCATTATGACCTTGCTGTGACTTATGAACGACTTAAAGAAAAAACTCTATTACAGAGAGAACTGGCAATTTTAACAAAATTAGGTTATTTTAATAAATAATAATAATGTAATGGAGTAAAGGTGTCGCCTAATTTAGATGATTTCACAATACTCACTGGATATCGTTTAGTGTAAAATTTTAGGGATACAAGATTTAAATCAAAAACAGAAGTAATACTGAGGAAAGAACACCAGTAAGACCACCCATGATAAAAGGGGCGGAAGCTCCTAATTTAGTCCATAAAATTCCTGCTACGAAAGATGCGGGGAATAAACCTATTCCTATAATTGTTGCGTGAAGTCCTATCATAGTCGCTTTTTGGTCGGAAGGAGCAATATCGGAAATGAATGCTTTTTCAATTCCTTCTGTAAGCCCTATATAAAGACCGTAGAGTGCAAATAATACCCACACGAAAAATTTTGTCGATACAAAAGCAAATCCAAAATATACAATACCATAAAACAGGTAACCTAGAACAAGTATTTTCTTTCTTCCTATTTTATCCGAAATAACACCTGCAGGATAGGATATGAAAGCATAAACAAGATTATAAACGAAATAAAGTAAAATTATTGTTGTCGCGGAAAAGCCCAAATCTTTAGACCGCAGAAACAGGAACTGGTTTGATGAGTTCCCAAGTGTAAACAATAGGGCAATGATTAAAAAGTATTGTAATTTTTTATCAAGGGTTTTAAAGGATGCAAAGTTGAATGCCAACGGTTTCTTGGCGGGTGCCCCGGTTTTAACAGCTGCCATTTTCTCCTTTACAAAAAACAAAGCAATAACACCAAGAACTGCCGGGACAATTGACCATAAAAAAACCGTTTTATAATTGTTTGGTTTTACTGTCATAAAGAAATAAGCAAGTAAAACACCTGCTGCTGCCCCGATTGTATCCATTGTTCTGTGTAACCCGAACGCTTTTCCTTTTTTACCTTCAGCTGCACTTTCAGCAATAAGAGCATCTCTTGGAGCAGTTCGTATTCCTTTACCAAACCTGTCAAAAATTCTTGCAAAAAGCACATAATGCCAGCTGGTTGAAATATAAAGAAAGAATTTCCCAATAGTAGAAAAAGAATAACCAAAAACAGTAAAAGGTTTTCTCTTTTTTACTTTATCAGAAAAATAACCCGAAAAGACCTTCAAAAGAGATGCAGTTGATTCAGCAAGTCCTTCAATCAACCCGATAATTGCCGGTGTAGCTCCTAAAGAAGAAAGATAAACCGCAATCAAAGGATAAACCATCTCCGAAGAGACATCCGTTAACAAACTAGTAATTCCAAGAATTATTATATTTAACATAGTAAAATCCGAGATTAGGAAAATGGAAGCTGATAGAAATTTGCTTCGCGAAACTTATTGTAATTTATGGAAATTTATTGTTTAATTTTTCTCGAATCCGCCAAGGACTCAGTGGCGGACTATCTAATTTCCATATATTTCTACTAATTTCAATATATTCCCTTAATCTTGCTTAATCATATCAAAAATTCTGCTTGATTTCAACCCCCAATTCTTATAAAATGAAAATATGGATTATGAAAAATGGACTATAAAGGCACAGGAAGCGTTGTCAGAGGCGCATTCTCTTGCCACTAAAAACCATAACCAGCAGATTACAGATTTACATCTGCTTTTTGCTTTGGTTGAGCAAAGAGGCGGAATTGTTTCAACGATTCTTGAGAAACTTTCTGTCTCTATTTCGCATCTAAAGAAAGAGATAGATAAGGAACTTGGAAAGCTGTCCAGTGTTGAAGGTTCTGAACAGGTTTATCTGACGAATGAGCTTCAAAAAATTATCGAAGACGCCAAAGTTGAAGCAGATAATTTAAAAGACGAGTTTGTATCAACAGAGCATTTTATTTTAGCAATAGCATCATCTAATACTAAATCGAATGAGATACTGTCAAAAAATTCGATTAATAAAGAAAAAATATTAAAAGTTTTAGTTGAAGTGAGGGGTAATATGAAAGTTAACGACCAAAATCCGGAAGATAAATATCAGGCGTTAGAAAAATATACACGGGATTTAACCGAACTTGCGAGAAAGGAAAAACTCGACCCTGTAATCGGCAGGGATGACGAAATCAGGCGCGTTATGCAGGTCTTATCGCGCCGTACAAAGAATAATCCTGTTTTAATAGGCGAGCCCGGCGTAGGTAAAACAGCAATTGCCGAGGGACTTGCAAGACGGATTAATTCCGGCGATGTCCCGGAAATGTTAAAAAACAAAAAAGTACTTTCGCTTGATATGGGCGCACTTATTGCGGGTGCAAAATTCCGTGGTGAGTTTGAAGACCGGCTTAAAGCTGTTTTAAAAGAAATTATTGCCCGTGAAGGCGAGATTATTCTTTTTATTGATGAAATTCATACGCTTGTCGGTGCCGGTGCCGCAGAAGGCGCTATAGATGCAGCAAACATTATGAAGCCCATGCTCGCCCGCGGTGAATTAAGATGTATTGGCGCAACAACCCTTGATGAATATAGGAAGCATATTGAAAAAGATGCTGCGTTAGAACGAAGATTCCAGCCGATAATAGTAAATGCACCCACAGTTGACGATACAATAGCGATTTTAAGAGGACTAAAAGAAAAATATGAAGTTCATCACGGAGTTAAAATAAAAGATTCTGCACTCATTTCCGCTGCGGTTTTATCAAACAGGTATATTTCAGACAGGTTTCTTCCGGACAAAGCGATTGACTTGATGGACGAGGCGGCTTCACGGCTCCGTATTGAAATTGAATCTATGCCTTCGGAACTTGATGATTTGGAAAGAAAAATAAGACAGCTTGAAATTGAAAAGCAGGGACTTCTGAAAGAGAAATCCAAAACTGAAGAAATTGACAAAAAACTGGAAGAACTTAAAAAGGAAAGAAAAATATTGTCCGAGCACTGGCAAAAGGAAAAAGAAGTTATTACTAAAATCCGCAAGTTTAAACAACAGATAGAAGAAGTGAAAATAGAAGAACAGCAAGCTGAGCGGACAGGCGATTTGGGAAAAGTTGCAGAACTCCGTTATGGTAAGGCAAGAGAATTACAGAAAAAACTGGATGATGAAAATAAAAAGATTATAGAAATCCAAAAAGATACAAAAATGCTTAAAGAAGAAGTTGATGAAGAGGACATAGCGGAGGTTGTTTCTAAATGGACAGGCATTCCCGTATCAAAAATGCTTGAAACAGAAACACAAAAACTGCTTAAAATGGAAGATGTTTTAAAAAAACGGGTTGTAGGTCAGGACGAAGCAATAGTTGCAATTTCAAATGCTATCCGTCGTTCAAGGAGCGGGCTTTCTGACCCCAACAGACCTATCGGTTCCTTTATATTTTTAGGTCCGACCGGAGTAGGTAAAACCGAACTTGCCAGAGTTCTTGCAGAATTTCTTTTCAACAGCGAGAAAAATATGATTCGTATTGATATGTCTGAATATATGGAGAAACACACTGTTTCCCGTTTAGTAGGCGCTCCGCCCGGCTATGTCGGCTACGAGGAAGGCGGGCAACTTACTGAAGCAGTCCGCAGGAAACCATATTCAGTACTGCTTTTCGATGAAATTGAAAAAGCGCACCCGGACGTATTTAATATGCTTTTACAGATTCTTGACGACGGCCGGCTTACTGACGGGCAAGGAAGGACTGTTGACTTCAAAAATACAGTAATTATCATGACATCCAATTTAGGAAGCGAGTTGTACCAGAATACTGCATCGCAAGTTCTTGAATTTATGGAAAAAGAAATAAAAGAAAAATTGATGGCGGTCCTGAAACGGTATTTCCGTCCCGAATTTTTGAACCGTATTGATGAAATTATCATATTCCATTATCTTGCAATGGAACATATCAAGAAAATTGTTGATTTACAGTTAGAACTGATAAATAAACAACTTTTAGATAAGAAAATCACAATTAATCTTACCGATAAAGCAAAAGATTTTGTCGCGAGTATTGGTTTTGACCCTGTTTACGGTGCCAGACCATTAAAAAGAACAATCCAGCGTGAAGTAGTTGACGCACTAAGCCAAAAAATCCTATCCGGTGAAATAGAAACAGGAAAAACCATCACCGTAGACAAACCATCCAAATCCGATAATCTTGAATTTAAAGTGAAGTAGTTCGTAGGTTTGAGATGAGAATAGGTTAATGGAATTTTTTAAGTGCTAATTCGAGTTCTTTGCGATTAATTACCCTCAAGATTACAACCTCGGTTTTAGCAATGCGATAGATTACTCGCAGGTTTTTGATTCGTAATCGGTAAAGCGGTATTTTTATGCCTTTGAGTTTTTTGATAAGCGGTGGTTTCGGTAATGGGTTATCAGATAAAACAGAATTAATTTCTTTAAGTATTTCTGTCTGTTGAGGTATTGAATAGTTTTTCAGATCTTTTTCAGCAGAAGGATAAACGAAGATACTGAATTTCAAAGTTTGTTCTCCAAACTTTTAATAAGTTTCTCAATATTTTTACCCTTATGCTTAAAAGAATTTTTGTAAGCGTCTTCAATTGCATTTTTGAATTTTGGATGATGGGTAAGGATATAATCATCAATCTCATCTTCGGAAAGATGAGAAATAACGGCAACGGGTCTGCCGTGTTTTGTAAGAATGGTGTCCTTTCCCTTCTCTACTGCGGAAATGATTTTACACGCATTATTTTTAAGATTCGCGATACTCGTAAATTGCATAATGACCTCCATAAATATGGCCATAATTATGGCCACTATAAATATAACAGAAATTATGAAACTTGTCAAGTGAAAAATGGTTTACAATATATTTTTGAGATATAAGGGAACTATCGAGGAATGATAGAAAAATCGGGGATGGTTCTGGTTTTGGTGGGATAAGTTTAATTTCTCAATATTTGAACAAAATTTTGTAAAGACAAAAATAATGAACAGTAGATAAAATTATAAAAATGTGTAAAACCAGAACCGTCCCCGATATGCGAGGTTAATATGTTTGAACGGAAACACGAAAAACTTGTTCCGATGTCGGTGTTTATCAGAAGGATGATAGTGTCTGTTCTGATAGCTGGCATGTTGATTGCAGCTGCTTTATTTATTGGTATCATGGGTTATCACTTGATAGCGGGGTTTGGCTGGATTGATTCTCTTTTAGAAGCATCTATGATTCTCGGTGGAATGGGACCTGTCAATCAGCTTATTACTAATAAGTCAAAAATATTTGCTTCCGGATATGCGCTTTTTAGCGGATTGATGTTTATAGCAGTTATGGGTATCGTTCTTGCCCCAGCAGTTCACCGCATGCTTCACAAATTCCATATCGATGAAAAAGATATGTAGTAGCGATTTCTATCAGGAGACAATTGTATTATATCAATAATTTAGTAATTTTAACAGATGTCATGCTGGGAATAAACGTTGTTAGATAAATAGATATTGACAAGAGATAGGAAAAATAATATCAAATTACAAAACATATAATCTAATTATCTAACTACTCCCCTAATGTCTTTGTAATAAGTAATTATTTTTAGGTTTTGTTTTATTTATAAAGTTTTAAACAGAAATCAATATTGTGGATTGTGTGATAATTTGGAATAATTTAAAATGAAACGAAGTAAATTATTTTTTCTATTAGTATTATTAAGTACAACATGTTTTATTAAAGGATGTTCTCTATACAATGCAAAGTTTTCCTGTGGTTTTGTTTTACCATATTTTGATATTCTTGTAGAAGAAGGTGGTGGATTTTATTTTTCGCAACCATATAATATTTTTGTTTCATTAATTATTAATTTAATAGCCTTCTTTCCTATATTTTACTACATACGCACTGTTCATTTAATAAAAAGTGAAATATTTTTACGTAA
This portion of the Elusimicrobiota bacterium genome encodes:
- a CDS encoding type II toxin-antitoxin system prevent-host-death family antitoxin, which codes for MQFTSIANLKNNACKIISAVEKGKDTILTKHGRPVAVISHLSEDEIDDYILTHHPKFKNAIEDAYKNSFKHKGKNIEKLIKSLENKL
- a CDS encoding glycosyltransferase family 39 protein — protein: MKKFSENKWFSNILVILILIINFILIISSSWEKSAIYDEAVNISSGYIHWKTGNSHVNREHLTSWKLFVTAPLLFLKLKTPNNLDINQYEIGDKFLYNNNVSADTILHVTRITNAIGAIILGFFIYKWAFILWGYYGAILSLILYVLSPNMSAWAGVVNTDFGLTVLVFLSVFMFWLYLRNPSTKKLFLTGILFGLAQSTKVSALLLYPLFLFLGIFWIKYRKEKTFPMILISIIKIFIIGFFVLSITYIFSGLPNYFAGVNQIFNSMKEGRDVFINGNIYRYGVWYYYLFALMIKNPVPFLILLFWVVSYVYSLKKDPNLKIVIIFLSVVPIVWLMIASLSKSQLGIRYILPIYPFIFVLLGIISKSLNNPKKYILAFLIIWMVINNVKIYPHYLTFFNEFIGGSKNGYKYLTNDLDAGQDLKNLAKYLKPGDEIILSYCGCARPEYYGVNPQYRGIISEVLFKTEKMNSLTPKRELLCVSALFLQTATTKEGLVYAWLKEYKPIEIIGNSILVYDITIDTDAHKNLAYAYEKAIDYDAAKREWDRILVIDNKNEESYMGLAGIYITRKEYDKAIKECNLALRNSPDSYMANNMLGQIYGIKGELEKSRFYLERSVQINPNFAGGHYDLAVTYERLKEKTLLQRELAILTKLGYFNK
- a CDS encoding type II toxin-antitoxin system RelE/ParE family toxin, whose translation is MKFSIFVYPSAEKDLKNYSIPQQTEILKEINSVLSDNPLPKPPLIKKLKGIKIPLYRLRIKNLRVIYRIAKTEVVILRVINRKELELALKKFH
- a CDS encoding MFS transporter codes for the protein MLNIIILGITSLLTDVSSEMVYPLIAVYLSSLGATPAIIGLIEGLAESTASLLKVFSGYFSDKVKKRKPFTVFGYSFSTIGKFFLYISTSWHYVLFARIFDRFGKGIRTAPRDALIAESAAEGKKGKAFGLHRTMDTIGAAAGVLLAYFFMTVKPNNYKTVFLWSIVPAVLGVIALFFVKEKMAAVKTGAPAKKPLAFNFASFKTLDKKLQYFLIIALLFTLGNSSNQFLFLRSKDLGFSATTIILLYFVYNLVYAFISYPAGVISDKIGRKKILVLGYLFYGIVYFGFAFVSTKFFVWVLFALYGLYIGLTEGIEKAFISDIAPSDQKATMIGLHATIIGIGLFPASFVAGILWTKLGASAPFIMGGLTGVLSSVLLLFLI
- the clpB gene encoding ATP-dependent chaperone ClpB translates to MDYEKWTIKAQEALSEAHSLATKNHNQQITDLHLLFALVEQRGGIVSTILEKLSVSISHLKKEIDKELGKLSSVEGSEQVYLTNELQKIIEDAKVEADNLKDEFVSTEHFILAIASSNTKSNEILSKNSINKEKILKVLVEVRGNMKVNDQNPEDKYQALEKYTRDLTELARKEKLDPVIGRDDEIRRVMQVLSRRTKNNPVLIGEPGVGKTAIAEGLARRINSGDVPEMLKNKKVLSLDMGALIAGAKFRGEFEDRLKAVLKEIIAREGEIILFIDEIHTLVGAGAAEGAIDAANIMKPMLARGELRCIGATTLDEYRKHIEKDAALERRFQPIIVNAPTVDDTIAILRGLKEKYEVHHGVKIKDSALISAAVLSNRYISDRFLPDKAIDLMDEAASRLRIEIESMPSELDDLERKIRQLEIEKQGLLKEKSKTEEIDKKLEELKKERKILSEHWQKEKEVITKIRKFKQQIEEVKIEEQQAERTGDLGKVAELRYGKARELQKKLDDENKKIIEIQKDTKMLKEEVDEEDIAEVVSKWTGIPVSKMLETETQKLLKMEDVLKKRVVGQDEAIVAISNAIRRSRSGLSDPNRPIGSFIFLGPTGVGKTELARVLAEFLFNSEKNMIRIDMSEYMEKHTVSRLVGAPPGYVGYEEGGQLTEAVRRKPYSVLLFDEIEKAHPDVFNMLLQILDDGRLTDGQGRTVDFKNTVIIMTSNLGSELYQNTASQVLEFMEKEIKEKLMAVLKRYFRPEFLNRIDEIIIFHYLAMEHIKKIVDLQLELINKQLLDKKITINLTDKAKDFVASIGFDPVYGARPLKRTIQREVVDALSQKILSGEIETGKTITVDKPSKSDNLEFKVK